A single region of the Acidobacteriota bacterium genome encodes:
- a CDS encoding MFS transporter, whose product MRFTISAEARTRILTMFALVFAGEMIYSLPFHLMRFFRPTVLEVFDFSNADLGDVFAPYGITAMLSYFPGGILADRFSARKMMCASLLFTAAGGFYLMTLPGFLGMSVLYAFWGVSSVFLFWCALIRTTRVWGGQLAQGRGFGLLDGGRGLLAALFASAGVLLFSLRIGADPTLADPAERAAALQSVILFYTVLTLAAAAAVWWLIPETPTSARKRRRQTWSNVRKVLRIRAVWLQAVIVICAYCGFKGLDNYSLYYYEVLGMNETDAAGFAATTGYLRPGGAILAGIVGDRFGIAWTTTVLFASLGACWGVLAFLGMSPELVVILYANLIVTVFAVYALRGLYFALLEQTQVPGAVTGTAIGVISLVGFTPDIFYNMIAGRLLDATPGIGGHQHTFLLLSGLATVGLIAAAMLHHNFGRTTGRSPSANTPR is encoded by the coding sequence ATGCGATTTACCATCTCGGCTGAGGCCCGCACGCGCATTCTCACCATGTTCGCCCTGGTGTTTGCCGGGGAGATGATCTACAGCCTGCCGTTTCACCTGATGCGGTTTTTCCGTCCGACGGTGCTTGAGGTCTTCGACTTTTCCAACGCCGATCTGGGCGACGTATTCGCGCCCTACGGCATCACCGCCATGCTTTCGTACTTCCCGGGAGGGATTCTTGCCGATCGCTTTTCGGCCCGGAAGATGATGTGCGCCTCTCTCCTGTTCACAGCCGCGGGCGGCTTCTATCTCATGACCCTGCCGGGCTTTCTGGGAATGTCCGTCCTGTATGCGTTCTGGGGGGTGTCCAGCGTTTTTCTCTTCTGGTGCGCGCTGATCCGCACGACCCGGGTATGGGGCGGACAACTGGCTCAAGGCCGTGGGTTCGGCCTCCTGGACGGCGGCCGCGGACTGCTCGCGGCCCTGTTCGCCAGCGCCGGCGTCCTCTTGTTCAGCCTCCGGATCGGAGCCGATCCGACGCTCGCCGACCCGGCCGAACGCGCGGCCGCTCTGCAGTCGGTCATCCTGTTCTACACCGTCTTGACTCTGGCGGCGGCCGCCGCGGTGTGGTGGCTCATACCCGAGACGCCCACATCCGCCCGAAAACGCCGGCGGCAGACCTGGTCCAACGTCCGGAAAGTCCTGCGAATACGCGCGGTGTGGCTGCAGGCCGTCATCGTGATCTGCGCCTACTGCGGCTTCAAGGGACTCGACAACTATTCCCTCTACTACTACGAAGTGCTGGGGATGAACGAAACCGACGCCGCCGGCTTCGCCGCCACGACGGGCTACCTCCGTCCCGGCGGCGCCATCCTCGCCGGAATCGTGGGTGACCGTTTCGGGATCGCCTGGACGACCACGGTGCTGTTCGCCTCTCTCGGCGCGTGCTGGGGAGTTCTGGCCTTCCTGGGGATGAGTCCGGAACTGGTGGTGATCCTGTATGCGAACCTGATCGTGACGGTCTTCGCCGTGTACGCTCTACGCGGGCTCTACTTCGCCCTGTTGGAGCAGACCCAAGTTCCGGGCGCGGTGACCGGGACGGCCATCGGAGTGATCTCCCTGGTGGGCTTTACGCCGGACATCTTCTACAACATGATCGCCGGCCGGCTGCTGGACGCGACACCCGGCATCGGCGGGCATCAGCACACCTTTCTCCTGCTGTCGGGGCTGGCGACCGTGGGACTCATTGCCGCCGCCATGCTGCACCACAACTTCGGACGCACGACCGGACGGAGCCCTTCGGCGAACACCCCCCGGTAG
- a CDS encoding glutamate-cysteine ligase family protein has protein sequence MDELVRHLDQHSFMDAVLDDLRALRLMLEQGKIESSPRRVGIEQELFLVDDLWQPAPVGPQILENNRDPHVTPELGRFNLEINVDPLEFRGGCLEELERQLNQSIEELAALARAHGARILLAGILPTLTLSQLTTRNMSPQPRYRALSEAITKLRGETHSLRIRGIDELMVKVKTIMLEACNTSFQVHLQVPPDQFPRYYNIAQLATAPVLAAAVNSPLLLSKRLWQETRIALFQLSVDTRRPSAYPRSSRPRVGFGDRWVRDSVLDIFQEDVTRFRALMNMESTEDPFEALSHDRLPRLKALGTFNGTVYRWNRPCYGVHEGRAHLRIENRVLPSGPSVVDEVANAAFFCGLVTGLAQEHEDVTTRITFAEVKSNFQSAARSGLNAQLGWLDGESRSVPDLIRERLLPMAREGLRHRGIRAGDIKRYLDVIEKRVENGQTGANWLLRSYSGMGGDRRRGENLVALTAATYRRQTRGKPVHSWPLAEPDEGGDWRAHYKRIEQYMTTEVFTVQPEDPIDLAANIMDWERVRHIPVEDERNRLVGLVSYRAIFSFFIRQGAGQRKVEPVRRIMKPDPITVTPETLTEEAIAIMRRAKIGCLPVVQDDRLVGIVTYRDFLEIAGHVLEQELRAGGHGPD, from the coding sequence ATGGACGAGTTGGTGCGCCATTTGGATCAGCACAGCTTCATGGACGCTGTCCTCGATGACCTTCGTGCCCTTCGCCTGATGCTCGAGCAGGGCAAGATCGAATCGTCCCCTCGGAGGGTCGGCATCGAGCAGGAACTCTTCCTGGTGGATGACTTGTGGCAGCCGGCGCCAGTGGGTCCTCAAATTCTGGAGAACAACCGGGATCCCCACGTCACCCCCGAGTTGGGGCGATTCAATCTGGAGATCAACGTCGATCCCCTGGAATTCCGGGGCGGGTGCCTGGAAGAGCTGGAGCGCCAACTCAACCAGTCGATCGAGGAGCTGGCCGCGCTGGCCCGAGCTCACGGGGCGCGGATCCTGCTGGCGGGCATCCTGCCCACCCTGACCCTGTCGCAACTCACGACTCGGAACATGAGTCCGCAACCGCGTTACCGCGCTCTCTCGGAGGCGATCACCAAGCTGCGCGGCGAGACTCATTCGCTGCGCATCCGGGGAATCGACGAATTGATGGTCAAGGTCAAGACCATCATGCTGGAGGCCTGCAACACCAGCTTCCAGGTGCACCTCCAAGTTCCTCCGGATCAGTTTCCGCGGTACTACAACATCGCCCAGTTGGCGACAGCCCCCGTGCTGGCGGCCGCCGTCAACTCCCCCCTCCTGTTGAGCAAGAGACTGTGGCAGGAAACCCGAATCGCTCTCTTCCAACTCTCCGTAGACACGCGGAGGCCTTCCGCCTATCCGCGGAGTTCAAGACCTCGCGTCGGTTTCGGAGACCGCTGGGTCCGGGACTCGGTATTGGACATCTTCCAGGAGGACGTGACCCGTTTCCGGGCCCTGATGAACATGGAGAGCACGGAGGACCCCTTCGAGGCGCTGTCCCACGACCGGCTTCCCCGGCTCAAGGCGCTCGGCACGTTCAACGGCACCGTCTACCGTTGGAATCGGCCCTGTTACGGAGTTCACGAGGGCCGCGCCCATTTGCGCATCGAGAATCGGGTCCTTCCATCCGGTCCCTCGGTGGTGGACGAGGTGGCCAATGCCGCTTTCTTCTGCGGGCTGGTCACCGGCCTGGCCCAGGAGCACGAGGACGTCACCACCCGGATCACCTTCGCGGAGGTCAAATCCAACTTCCAGTCGGCCGCGCGTTCAGGCCTGAACGCGCAGCTGGGCTGGCTGGATGGAGAATCCAGATCCGTTCCCGACCTGATTCGCGAGAGGCTCCTGCCCATGGCTCGGGAGGGTCTCCGGCACCGCGGAATCCGCGCCGGGGACATCAAGCGTTATCTGGACGTCATCGAGAAACGGGTGGAGAACGGGCAGACGGGAGCGAATTGGCTGCTGCGGTCGTACTCCGGGATGGGAGGCGACCGGCGCCGGGGAGAAAATCTCGTGGCTCTGACGGCGGCGACCTACCGGCGCCAGACGCGAGGGAAGCCCGTCCATTCGTGGCCTTTGGCCGAACCGGACGAGGGCGGCGACTGGCGGGCCCACTACAAGCGGATCGAGCAATACATGACCACGGAGGTATTCACCGTCCAGCCGGAGGATCCCATCGACCTGGCGGCCAACATCATGGACTGGGAGCGCGTGCGGCACATCCCGGTGGAAGATGAACGGAACCGGCTGGTCGGCCTGGTCTCCTATCGCGCCATCTTCAGTTTTTTCATTCGCCAGGGCGCCGGACAACGAAAGGTGGAGCCGGTCCGCCGGATCATGAAGCCGGATCCCATCACCGTGACTCCGGAGACGTTGACGGAGGAAGCCATCGCCATCATGCGGCGAGCGAAGATCGGGTGCCTGCCGGTGGTTCAGGACGATCGGCTGGTGGGCATCGTCACCTACCGGGACTTCCTGGAGATCGCCGGACACGTGCTGGAGCAGGAGTTGCGGGCCGGTGGCCACGGCCCGGATTGA
- a CDS encoding ThuA domain-containing protein — protein MIRTWTRCLCLICLFLLFPGGELRGEGKIRVLLVDGQNNHNWVETSESLRGALERAGLFQVVTSTSPTKDAGPAAWKEWRPEFGAFDVVVSNYNGQPWPKAVQEALEEYVDSGGGLAIVHAANNPFPEWDEYNRMIGLGWRDRNFGDAIAVDDGSGRLLRIAQGAGIGAGHGRRHSYLVRVRKPEHPIMKGIPARWMHATDELYHGQRGPALDMTVLASAYSDPRQAGSGQHEPLVWVIPYGKGRVVTNLMGHHWPGQEHRNSLHCVGFQTIFTRSVEWLARDRVTLPVPDRFPTTKEVVMVDLTPAPGPEVPAGHRLLYYQTMGSKEALRDFAFSDPAAWRYSGGSQDEPALEHFQKSRYEPPHRSPLNIALIGGQQFGSFVADLRVRQTGREYGHRDLCFFFGFQDPAHFYYAHIASRTDDHAHNIFRVNGRARVKVSTTTTAGHDWGERDWHQVRIRRDLESGSIQVFVNDMSKPIMSARDKTFAQGWIGVGSFDDTGKVSRIRIWSPEFVSRNVDFFSGSSD, from the coding sequence ATGATTCGGACCTGGACCCGCTGCCTGTGCCTGATTTGCCTCTTTTTGCTCTTTCCGGGCGGGGAACTCCGTGGGGAAGGGAAGATCCGCGTTCTCCTGGTCGACGGGCAGAACAATCACAACTGGGTGGAGACCAGCGAGTCGCTCCGCGGCGCCCTGGAACGCGCCGGCCTTTTCCAGGTGGTCACTTCCACGAGTCCAACCAAGGACGCCGGGCCCGCCGCTTGGAAGGAATGGCGGCCTGAGTTCGGAGCGTTCGACGTGGTCGTCAGCAACTACAACGGCCAGCCCTGGCCCAAGGCGGTGCAGGAAGCGTTGGAAGAGTACGTCGATTCCGGAGGGGGCCTGGCCATCGTCCACGCCGCCAACAACCCCTTTCCCGAATGGGACGAGTACAACCGCATGATCGGCCTGGGCTGGCGGGACCGGAACTTCGGCGACGCCATCGCCGTCGACGACGGCAGCGGCCGGCTCCTGCGTATCGCTCAGGGCGCCGGTATCGGCGCCGGACACGGCCGGCGGCATTCCTACCTGGTCCGGGTCCGAAAGCCGGAGCATCCCATCATGAAGGGAATTCCGGCCCGCTGGATGCACGCCACCGACGAGCTGTACCACGGCCAGCGGGGACCCGCCCTGGACATGACGGTGCTGGCGTCCGCCTATTCGGACCCGAGGCAGGCCGGGTCCGGCCAGCACGAGCCCCTGGTCTGGGTGATTCCCTACGGCAAGGGCCGGGTCGTCACCAATCTCATGGGGCATCACTGGCCCGGTCAGGAGCACCGGAACTCACTGCACTGCGTCGGCTTCCAGACGATTTTCACCCGCAGCGTCGAGTGGCTGGCCAGGGACCGAGTCACCCTTCCCGTGCCTGATCGGTTTCCCACCACGAAGGAGGTCGTGATGGTCGACCTGACGCCGGCGCCCGGGCCCGAAGTGCCGGCGGGACACCGGCTGTTGTACTACCAGACGATGGGGAGTAAAGAGGCGCTCCGGGACTTCGCCTTCTCCGATCCTGCGGCGTGGCGCTACTCCGGCGGGAGCCAGGACGAGCCGGCGCTGGAGCATTTTCAAAAGAGCCGGTACGAACCCCCGCACCGCTCCCCCCTGAACATCGCCCTGATCGGCGGTCAGCAGTTCGGCAGTTTCGTGGCGGACTTGCGGGTCCGGCAGACGGGACGGGAATACGGTCACCGCGATCTCTGCTTCTTTTTCGGTTTCCAGGACCCGGCCCACTTCTACTACGCCCACATCGCTTCCCGGACCGATGACCACGCCCACAACATCTTCCGGGTCAACGGCCGGGCAAGGGTGAAGGTCTCCACGACGACCACCGCCGGACACGACTGGGGCGAACGGGATTGGCATCAGGTCCGGATCCGGCGCGACCTGGAGAGCGGCTCCATTCAGGTGTTCGTCAATGACATGTCCAAGCCCATCATGAGCGCCCGGGACAAGACGTTCGCGCAAGGGTGGATCGGCGTGGGCTCGTTCGACGACACCGGAAAGGTTTCCCGGATTCGCATCTGGTCGCCGGAATTCGTGAGCAGGAATGTCGACTTTTTTTCCGGATCCAGCGACTGA
- a CDS encoding cytochrome P450: MPELPPGPRAPRFFQMFRWIFRPVPLLRACAETYGDAFTLRLVGTPPVVFFSDPAAIRQIFSGDPEHLRAGQANRVSLEHILGPNSILLLDGARHKRERKLLMPPFHGERMRLYGELMTGITDQSIESWPLERSFPVHSRMQQITLEIILRAVFGVDEGPLLSDLRTRLIRWLNFIAGPLETWIGLTQHRYIRRRDPLLRRIDRLLYDQIARCKKSQRKKRADILAMLVAARDEHGRPMSDEEIRDEIITMLVAGHETTATSLAWVIYRLLQNPQVLAKARAEVDSVTGEGRQASRPIGEQVAGLGYLDSVIKETARLNPVLPIAARYLGMDMRIGNHELPAGSIVLPCIYLTHRQPELWPEPEAFNPDRFLGRRVDPYTFFPFGGGVRHCLGAAFASYEMKIVLARVLSRVTLRLDPRHTVRVVRRGITFAPSGGVRVIRAAD; this comes from the coding sequence ATGCCCGAGTTGCCGCCTGGACCGCGAGCCCCGCGCTTCTTCCAGATGTTCCGATGGATCTTCCGCCCCGTTCCGCTTCTGCGGGCATGTGCCGAAACCTACGGCGACGCCTTCACCCTTCGCCTGGTCGGAACTCCGCCGGTAGTCTTTTTCAGCGATCCCGCAGCCATCAGGCAAATCTTTTCCGGCGACCCCGAACACCTGCGGGCCGGACAGGCCAACAGGGTGAGCTTGGAGCACATCCTGGGCCCCAACTCGATATTGCTGCTCGACGGCGCTCGGCACAAACGGGAACGCAAGTTGTTGATGCCGCCGTTCCACGGCGAACGAATGCGGTTGTACGGCGAACTGATGACCGGGATTACCGATCAATCGATCGAATCCTGGCCGCTGGAAAGGTCGTTCCCAGTTCATTCGCGTATGCAGCAAATCACCCTGGAAATCATTCTGCGCGCCGTTTTCGGAGTGGATGAGGGTCCACTGCTGTCGGACCTGCGCACGCGGCTGATCCGCTGGTTGAACTTCATCGCGGGGCCGCTCGAGACATGGATCGGTCTTACACAACACCGCTACATCCGGCGTCGCGACCCCCTGCTCCGTCGCATCGACCGGCTGCTGTATGACCAGATCGCCCGCTGCAAAAAGTCACAACGGAAGAAGCGGGCCGACATCCTGGCCATGCTGGTCGCCGCGCGCGACGAGCATGGCCGACCCATGAGCGACGAGGAAATCCGGGACGAAATCATCACCATGCTGGTGGCCGGGCACGAAACGACGGCCACGTCACTGGCGTGGGTGATCTACCGCTTGTTGCAGAACCCGCAGGTACTGGCCAAGGCCCGGGCCGAAGTGGATTCGGTGACCGGGGAGGGACGGCAGGCGTCCAGGCCAATTGGGGAGCAGGTCGCCGGACTCGGCTATCTGGACTCCGTCATCAAGGAGACGGCTCGCCTCAATCCGGTCTTGCCCATCGCCGCCCGCTATCTTGGAATGGACATGCGCATCGGAAACCATGAATTGCCGGCCGGCAGTATCGTGTTGCCGTGCATCTACCTCACCCACCGCCAACCCGAGTTGTGGCCGGAACCGGAGGCGTTCAACCCCGACCGGTTCCTGGGGCGCCGGGTCGATCCGTATACGTTTTTCCCGTTTGGCGGAGGCGTGCGCCATTGTCTCGGCGCGGCGTTCGCCAGCTATGAGATGAAGATCGTACTGGCTCGCGTGTTGTCGCGCGTGACCCTGCGATTGGACCCTCGCCACACGGTTCGGGTGGTGCGGCGGGGCATTACATTTGCGCCGTCCGGCGGCGTTCGGGTGATCCGAGCGGCGGACTGA
- the pckA gene encoding phosphoenolpyruvate carboxykinase (ATP) — protein sequence MDHYVDLSDHDIQVRRVLRNIAPAQLYEEALKYDRGSAIADSGALIISSGAKTGRSPGDKRVAVHPDSKDQIWWGSINVPLQENNFLINLERAVDYLNTRERLYVTDGYAGWDPRYRLKIRVICTRAYHALFMYNMMIRPSEEELEDFGEPDFMIYNAGHFPANRHTAEMTSKTSIDLSFERREMVILGTEYAGEMKKGVFTVMHYLMPNAGQLSMHCSANTSAELGNVALFFGLSGTGKTTLSADPNRRLVGDDEHVWSDRGVFNIEGGCYAKCIGLTEENEPEIYRAIRYGTVLENVVYDTDRRQVHYDDGSITENTRAAYPIEFIPNAVIPCQVGHPQNVIFLTCDAFGVLPPVSRLTPDQAMYHFISGYTAKVAGTEVGVTEPSATFSACFGAAFLALHPSRYAELMGERIRRHQARVWLVNTGWSGGPYGVGSRFSLPHTRAIIDGIHDGSLDQAPAVRDRHFGFDMVTECPGVPRELMVPERTWSDRGAYRTKARELAALFKANFKTFEQGTSAGIRQAGPA from the coding sequence ATGGACCACTACGTCGATCTGAGCGATCACGACATCCAAGTCCGGAGAGTCCTGCGCAACATCGCACCGGCGCAACTCTACGAGGAAGCCCTGAAATACGATCGCGGTTCCGCGATCGCCGATTCGGGGGCTTTGATCATCTCCTCGGGCGCCAAGACGGGGCGCAGCCCGGGCGACAAGCGGGTCGCCGTTCATCCCGATTCGAAAGACCAGATCTGGTGGGGTTCCATCAACGTGCCGCTCCAGGAGAACAACTTCCTCATCAACCTGGAGCGGGCCGTCGACTACCTCAACACCCGTGAGCGGCTATACGTCACTGACGGTTACGCCGGATGGGATCCCCGCTACCGCCTCAAGATCCGGGTCATCTGCACTCGCGCCTACCATGCCCTGTTCATGTACAACATGATGATCCGGCCCTCGGAGGAGGAGTTGGAAGATTTCGGCGAACCCGATTTCATGATCTACAACGCCGGCCACTTTCCGGCCAATCGCCACACCGCGGAGATGACCTCCAAGACCAGCATCGATCTGAGCTTCGAACGCCGGGAGATGGTGATCCTGGGAACCGAGTACGCCGGAGAGATGAAGAAGGGCGTCTTCACCGTCATGCACTATTTGATGCCCAACGCGGGGCAACTCTCCATGCATTGCTCCGCCAACACCTCCGCCGAACTGGGCAACGTGGCCCTCTTCTTCGGTCTCTCCGGAACCGGCAAGACGACGCTGTCGGCCGACCCCAACCGCCGGCTCGTCGGCGACGACGAGCACGTCTGGAGCGACCGGGGCGTCTTCAACATCGAGGGGGGCTGTTACGCCAAGTGCATCGGCCTCACCGAGGAGAACGAACCGGAGATTTACCGGGCCATCCGCTACGGCACGGTCCTGGAGAACGTGGTCTACGATACGGACCGCCGGCAGGTCCACTACGACGACGGTTCCATCACCGAGAACACGCGCGCGGCCTATCCCATCGAGTTCATTCCCAACGCGGTGATCCCGTGCCAGGTCGGACATCCGCAAAACGTCATCTTCCTGACCTGTGACGCTTTCGGCGTGCTTCCCCCCGTCAGCCGCCTGACTCCGGACCAGGCCATGTACCACTTCATCAGCGGCTATACGGCCAAGGTGGCCGGGACCGAGGTCGGGGTCACCGAACCCAGCGCCACCTTCTCGGCCTGTTTCGGAGCCGCGTTTCTGGCGTTGCACCCCAGCCGGTATGCCGAACTCATGGGCGAGCGGATCCGGCGCCACCAGGCCCGGGTCTGGCTGGTCAACACCGGTTGGTCGGGAGGTCCCTACGGCGTCGGGAGCCGTTTCTCTCTTCCCCATACTCGCGCCATCATCGACGGGATCCACGACGGCAGTCTGGACCAGGCGCCGGCAGTGCGGGACCGGCACTTCGGCTTCGACATGGTCACCGAATGTCCGGGGGTTCCCCGCGAGCTGATGGTGCCGGAGCGAACCTGGTCGGACCGTGGCGCCTACCGCACCAAGGCCCGGGAGCTGGCCGCACTCTTCAAGGCCAACTTCAAGACCTTCGAGCAGGGGACCTCGGCCGGCATCCGGCAAGCGGGTCCGGCGTAG
- a CDS encoding peptidyl-alpha-hydroxyglycine alpha-amidating lyase family protein, giving the protein MNRRYLMVQAIALGSILGLAWFLTGPGGTISGSAAAPDKVNLAVGYQVDPEWPRKPAGLEWGQMPGLAVDARDQVWIFHRGKTPVQVFHRDGSLVRSWDNASFKSGHHMKIGPEGNVWLTDSGAHTVYKYSPEGERLMTLGTPGEPGEDDRHFNRPTDMAITPAGDIFVTDGYGNSRVVHFDAEGRFVKTWGKLGTAPGDFDTPHGIVVDSKGRLYVADRSNARVQVFDQSGRFLAEWRNLMVPWGIWVTETDEIYVCGSSPMRWGSGGRLGAPPKDQLLMKLNTEGRVLEHWTFPLGTIGESDPEPGSLNWVHAVAVDSRGDVYLCDIQGQRVQRMVRLN; this is encoded by the coding sequence ATGAACAGAAGATATCTCATGGTGCAGGCCATCGCCCTGGGGAGCATTTTGGGCCTTGCCTGGTTTCTGACCGGGCCCGGTGGAACCATCTCCGGGAGCGCCGCGGCTCCGGACAAGGTCAACCTGGCCGTCGGATACCAGGTCGACCCGGAATGGCCTCGCAAACCGGCCGGTCTGGAGTGGGGACAGATGCCCGGTCTGGCCGTCGACGCCCGGGACCAGGTCTGGATCTTCCATCGGGGCAAGACTCCGGTCCAGGTTTTCCACCGGGACGGATCTCTGGTTCGGTCGTGGGACAACGCGAGCTTCAAGAGCGGCCACCATATGAAAATCGGTCCGGAGGGCAACGTCTGGCTCACGGATTCGGGAGCCCACACGGTCTACAAGTACTCGCCCGAGGGTGAGCGGCTCATGACGCTGGGGACTCCCGGCGAGCCGGGCGAGGACGACCGCCATTTCAACCGCCCCACCGATATGGCCATCACCCCCGCCGGCGACATTTTCGTCACCGACGGGTACGGCAACAGCCGGGTCGTTCACTTCGACGCCGAAGGACGTTTCGTCAAAACCTGGGGCAAGCTGGGAACCGCCCCGGGAGATTTCGACACGCCCCACGGCATCGTCGTCGACTCCAAGGGCCGCCTCTATGTTGCGGACCGCAGCAACGCCCGGGTCCAGGTCTTCGATCAGAGCGGCCGGTTTCTGGCCGAGTGGCGGAATCTCATGGTGCCCTGGGGGATCTGGGTCACCGAAACCGACGAGATCTACGTCTGCGGGTCCTCCCCCATGCGCTGGGGGAGCGGCGGCCGGCTGGGGGCGCCTCCCAAGGACCAGCTCCTCATGAAGCTCAACACGGAAGGACGGGTCCTGGAGCACTGGACCTTTCCCCTGGGTACGATTGGAGAATCGGATCCGGAGCCGGGTTCGTTGAACTGGGTCCATGCCGTCGCCGTCGATTCCCGGGGCGACGTCTACCTGTGCGACATCCAGGGCCAGCGGGTTCAGCGGATGGTGCGTCTGAATTAG
- a CDS encoding DUF1080 domain-containing protein yields the protein MMPRPGRSSEWVRLHRLSSLALLTSVLLLKCGGSASDEDKGFVSIFDGVSLEGWQATGGGTLQDWSVQEGRLIGKCRGRTSYLLWKDRDLRDFELKLSYRLLTEANTGIDIRSRVDATGKRYFESYHADLGHVGIGENILGSWDFHFGSRPEPANPRGTRLVIGADETPRLTRIEDPLTVDDVNRRPEWNRVHIIARGNHGRFFINGKLSSEFTDNAESGRLEEGGIALQLHDPGIHVEFKDIRLKRL from the coding sequence ATGATGCCGAGACCGGGCCGAAGCAGCGAATGGGTCAGGCTCCATCGGCTCTCGAGCCTGGCGCTCCTGACAAGCGTTCTGCTGTTGAAATGCGGCGGTTCAGCTTCGGACGAAGACAAGGGGTTCGTGTCCATCTTCGACGGTGTCAGTCTCGAGGGGTGGCAGGCTACCGGTGGAGGGACGCTCCAAGACTGGTCCGTCCAAGAGGGGCGCCTGATCGGCAAGTGCCGGGGACGGACCTCTTACCTGCTTTGGAAGGACCGGGACCTGCGCGACTTCGAGCTCAAGTTGAGCTATCGGCTGCTGACCGAGGCCAACACCGGCATCGACATTCGGTCCCGGGTCGACGCGACCGGGAAGCGCTATTTCGAGAGCTATCACGCCGACTTGGGGCACGTGGGCATCGGCGAGAACATTTTGGGCTCCTGGGACTTCCATTTCGGTTCCCGCCCCGAGCCCGCCAATCCGCGCGGGACCCGGCTGGTCATCGGTGCCGACGAGACGCCCCGGCTGACCCGCATCGAAGATCCCCTGACAGTGGATGATGTGAATCGCCGCCCCGAATGGAACCGGGTCCACATCATCGCCCGGGGCAACCACGGCCGGTTTTTCATCAACGGCAAGCTCTCGTCCGAGTTCACCGACAACGCCGAATCCGGGCGTCTGGAGGAGGGAGGCATCGCCTTGCAGTTGCACGATCCGGGCATTCACGTAGAGTTTAAGGACATTCGTCTCAAGAGACTGTGA
- a CDS encoding RraA family protein, giving the protein MDRSEMLEELKNFDTPSITNVVATYPDHPLCLGLYNPWTTNWYTDQSIRCMYPELGRTVGYAITCIYGLPDPTYNHLTFIDVLEAMEASEQPTILVFQQNFPPEIAGKVGLSGGNMTSALKAIGCVGAISNGPSRDLDEIRPMEFQYMLSGATPGHGPQALHAVNVPVSVAGMDVSPGEIIHMDENGAVKFPADKLEPVLNNVRALQEEEEARMAQLQAAGSAAEIRAIFNRHAYGKKQEDGGK; this is encoded by the coding sequence ATGGACCGATCTGAAATGTTGGAAGAACTCAAGAACTTCGACACCCCCTCCATCACCAACGTCGTGGCCACTTACCCCGACCACCCCCTGTGCCTGGGGCTCTACAATCCCTGGACCACGAACTGGTACACCGACCAGTCGATCCGTTGCATGTACCCCGAACTGGGCCGGACCGTCGGTTACGCCATCACCTGCATCTATGGGCTCCCCGATCCCACCTACAATCACCTGACCTTCATCGATGTGCTGGAGGCTATGGAAGCGTCCGAGCAGCCAACGATCCTTGTATTCCAGCAGAATTTCCCGCCTGAGATCGCCGGCAAGGTCGGTCTGTCGGGAGGCAACATGACCTCCGCTCTCAAGGCCATCGGCTGCGTGGGGGCCATCTCCAACGGTCCGTCCCGTGACTTGGACGAGATCCGGCCCATGGAGTTTCAATACATGCTTAGTGGCGCCACTCCCGGCCACGGCCCCCAAGCCCTCCACGCCGTCAACGTCCCGGTGTCGGTGGCGGGCATGGACGTGTCTCCCGGCGAGATTATCCACATGGACGAGAACGGCGCCGTCAAGTTCCCGGCCGATAAGCTCGAGCCGGTGCTGAATAACGTGCGGGCTCTGCAGGAAGAAGAGGAGGCGCGTATGGCCCAGTTGCAGGCGGCGGGCAGCGCCGCCGAGATCCGGGCAATCTTCAACCGCCACGCCTACGGAAAGAAACAGGAAGACGGCGGCAAATGA